One Methanobacterium sp. genomic region harbors:
- a CDS encoding MFS transporter — MNSTVSGKSIGKKRGLDYKWVVMINVIMSGLMSSINGSITLISLPAIFNGIHIDPLNSFQYLLWILMGYGLVTATLMLGFGRLSDIYGRVKLFKIGFLIFTVGSILLYLTPGTGDIGAIEIIAFRIIQAIGAAFLMANGSALLTDAFPVSERGKALGINMVAFMSGQFIGLLLGGILAIYDWRFVFLVSVPFGLLGTIWSFLKLKEISYRDPNTKIDIVGNIVFVASITSILIGITYGLMPYGNDAMGWHNPWVIVSMIIGFVLLAVFPFIENRSENPMFRMDLFKIKMFSYANIAGFLNAMGRGGMMFMLIILLQGIWLPLHGYSYESTPFWAGVYMLPLTLGVVVMGPISGMLSDKYGPRWIATLGMVISATAFLVLAALPYDFSYLEFGAAIFMMGIGQGMFSSPNTASIMNSVSPKDRGVASGMITTVIMTAFTASMAMFFTIVIVGITQKFPGAMTSSLASIGAAQLAPVLSSIPPTGALFSAFLGFNPVSTILSALPTQFVSSIPQGTLTVLTGTTWFPQTLAEAFMPALRMSFYIGAAFCAIGAVLSGLRGANYVHKMQVVDMESNSGREPDVNDIGEK, encoded by the coding sequence TTGAACAGTACAGTTTCAGGCAAAAGTATAGGAAAAAAACGTGGGCTCGATTATAAATGGGTTGTAATGATCAACGTTATAATGTCGGGATTAATGAGCTCAATTAACGGAAGTATAACTTTAATTTCACTACCTGCCATTTTCAATGGCATTCATATTGACCCGCTCAATTCATTCCAGTATCTCCTGTGGATACTAATGGGATATGGTCTTGTAACAGCAACATTAATGCTTGGTTTCGGGCGTTTGTCGGATATTTATGGCAGGGTAAAGCTGTTTAAGATCGGATTTTTAATATTTACAGTGGGCTCTATCCTTCTCTATTTAACTCCAGGAACAGGTGACATTGGGGCTATAGAGATTATTGCATTCAGAATTATCCAGGCAATAGGCGCTGCATTTTTAATGGCGAATGGTTCGGCGTTATTAACAGATGCTTTCCCTGTCAGCGAGAGAGGTAAAGCATTAGGTATCAACATGGTTGCCTTCATGTCAGGACAGTTTATTGGACTGCTGCTTGGTGGTATCCTTGCAATCTATGACTGGAGATTTGTTTTCCTGGTCAGCGTGCCATTTGGACTATTGGGTACCATCTGGTCATTCCTTAAACTTAAGGAGATATCATACAGGGATCCGAATACAAAAATCGATATTGTAGGTAATATAGTCTTTGTTGCATCAATAACCAGCATATTAATTGGAATAACCTACGGTTTAATGCCTTATGGTAATGACGCTATGGGCTGGCATAATCCATGGGTAATTGTATCAATGATTATAGGATTTGTACTGCTTGCAGTGTTCCCATTCATTGAAAATCGTTCCGAAAACCCAATGTTTAGAATGGACCTCTTCAAAATAAAGATGTTCAGCTATGCTAATATAGCCGGTTTCCTGAATGCTATGGGTAGGGGTGGAATGATGTTCATGCTCATTATCCTTTTACAGGGTATATGGCTGCCTCTTCATGGATACAGCTATGAATCAACTCCGTTCTGGGCTGGTGTGTACATGCTGCCTCTTACTTTAGGAGTTGTAGTAATGGGACCTATCTCGGGAATGCTCTCTGATAAATACGGCCCAAGGTGGATTGCAACTCTGGGGATGGTTATTTCAGCAACTGCATTTTTGGTACTTGCAGCACTTCCATACGACTTCAGTTACCTTGAATTTGGCGCAGCAATATTCATGATGGGTATAGGACAGGGAATGTTCAGTTCACCAAACACTGCATCCATAATGAATTCTGTATCACCAAAGGACAGGGGAGTTGCCTCTGGTATGATAACAACGGTGATAATGACTGCATTTACAGCAAGTATGGCTATGTTCTTCACCATAGTTATTGTTGGAATCACTCAGAAGTTCCCTGGTGCTATGACTTCTTCACTGGCAAGTATTGGCGCAGCACAGTTAGCTCCAGTTTTAAGCAGTATTCCACCAACAGGTGCTCTGTTTTCAGCATTCCTGGGCTTTAACCCTGTAAGTACAATACTCAGTGCTTTACCAACTCAATTTGTCTCTTCCATACCTCAAGGAACTTTGACAGTGCTTACAGGTACTACATGGTTCCCGCAAACACTTGCAGAGGCATTTATGCCAGCTCTTAGAATGTCATTTTATATCGGTGCAGCATTCTGTGCTATAGGGGCCGTATTATCCGGGCTCCGTGGAGCCAATTATGTGCATAAGATGCAGGTAGTTGATATGGAGTCTAATTCCGGCCGGGAGCCAGATGTAAATGATATTGGGGAAAAATAG
- a CDS encoding AbrB/MazE/SpoVT family DNA-binding domain-containing protein, producing MNHKSNRKCVLSTAKVGERGQIVIPKDIRDLFDIQSGDTLVVRGLEGKGVLIIKAEDLLAKADIMKDIAFQIVENKNDGDINNKNDE from the coding sequence ATGAATCATAAAAGTAACAGAAAATGTGTTCTCAGCACGGCTAAAGTAGGTGAACGGGGTCAAATCGTAATTCCCAAAGATATTAGGGATTTATTCGATATACAAAGCGGAGATACTCTAGTTGTGAGGGGACTTGAAGGCAAAGGAGTCTTAATCATTAAAGCAGAAGATCTGCTTGCAAAAGCAGATATAATGAAAGATATTGCCTTTCAAATAGTTGAAAATAAAAATGATGGAGATATAAATAATAAAAACGATGAATAG